ACGTGAAACAAAAAGCTCCAACCTATTAAAACGCAGCCGAAGAGCTGCTATTCATAACCAGTCAGAGCGGGTATATCTATATGTTGGAGTTAATGCAccttagtttatatatatatatatatatacgtaatCTATATCCTTTCACTATATGTACGCGTTGTTGTGTTTTTGGGTTCAGAGACGCCGAGATAGAATCAACGGAAAGATGAAAGCTCTGCAGAAGTTGGTGCCAAATGCAAGCAAGGTGGGTTATAGCAATCACATATGcaacttgtaaatatttgatcTATGTACACTATAATTTTCTGGCAAAGTATGTTCAACTGATCCTCCTTCATAATTATGAAtgattatattatatatacagaCAGATAAAGCGTCAATGCTGGAGGAAGTGATAAGGTACTTAAAGCAGCTTCAAGCACAAGTTCAGTTGATAACCAGTGCTAGAAATATGGAGCAACAAATGATGATGATGTCTCTAGGAATGCAACCACATATTCAAATGCCTTTACTAGCAAGAATGGGCATGGATAGTACTGCAGGAATGCTTAACAATATGACTGCTAATTTACCTCGAGCTCCTTATCACTCTCTTACTGCAGCTCCGCTCTTTTATCCAACCTCATCAATTCCCACTCTTTGTCCTCCCTTCATGTCACCAGCTTTTGCCATGACATCATCCATTCCTAATGGCGACGCCGTCAGCTCTGCAGCTGCCCCTAATGTTGCAACCACTTCAGTCCCTTTTAACCACCCCTATAGTGCATTTCTACCTCAAGTAAGTAATTCATCATACATGCATTTATTGACACAAAGTTTGAAACTTGTGATTTAAAACAAGTTGGAGAAATTTTTATGGATATAAATCCTCCATATATATATTTTGCTAATTCTGAATTATTTTCCTATATACAGTCAATGAAGATGGAGTTCAATAATGAGATGGCATCCCAGTATCAGTCAATGCAGACAAGAAACAGCAAGTTCAACCAGGAAAACATCAATATCCAAGACCAAAAAGAATAATGATCAGAATATATGCATACTCACATTTTTCTTATACTACATTATATTCCTCCATTTGATGCATTTTCACGTAAACTACTTAGGTATTTTATATAGTATGGTATAAATTGTGGTATGGTCTAAGTTTAATTTGCTGTAATATTCTAGCATAAAAGATCTCGTGTACATCATTGTCTTAGTATATATAAAATTGAAGTACCCTTCCAATTTTCGTAATTGTACCAGACTACCCGTCAGTATATATGGAATCAAAGCTTGTTATGATTGGTTCACTTATTTGATTTTCCATCACTACTTGTGAAGTGGTCAtaggattgaaaaaaaaaaaaggaccaaTGGATGATCTCGAAATGATTTCGTGTGTGTGGAAAACCGCAATTCAATGAGAAATTTGTGttataaaacataattttcttaTCGTCAGTTACTAGGAAAACGCATAGCAAGAAACATAGTCACTGAATATTTTTCAGTGGGAAAAAGGGGTTCAAGAAATGATCATAAAGAGTTGAGTATTGCAACAAATTAAAGTCTTGTCCCTACATATTATTAAATTACAAGAAGCTTAGAGAATTTAAGACCCAGGCTGGACCATATTTGAATTTCTGTCACCATAGCTGGACCTGATAAAAATGGAGTCATTTTGTGTATCAGTATTGAAAAGGAAGGACAATCTTTTCCTTAccatatatattttacaatattcTATATGTCCAATAGCAACTGGATGATAAATCTCTTTCAAGACTTTTCCAAGATGTATAATCATATCATTAGTACACGTACGCCTATTTCGTTCCTTTCGTAGatatcactacaaaaaaaattgtcatttacTGAGTGACAAAAACTCACATTTTTCGATAAAATAACCAATAAAATCAGTCTGACAAATTAATCTATGATGCATTTGTATGGCTAATAGGTCTCTTATAAGTTTTCAAAATGATATACTTTCATTTTctcattataaaataaaataaaaaaataactttaaggagaattgaataataataacatattaaaaactatgggagttatttataaatatacttaaaacataaaatcctaatttattttttcaatttcaaattaatttatttccTCTCTCCaacttttttctcctccattCTTACTAAAAACGCATTATTTATTGAACTTTCTCCCTTTTGAAGCTAGTATTTTATTCCTAAATGTTCCGTCTTCTCCCAAATTTGTAAGTTTTCTACTCTCCTTTaattttaatccatttttttaaaaaaagaaaaagggttgTGTATACATATGTAACCGGTCGGATCAATAATCAATCTGTCTATATATCGGTCAGATTGATAATCAATCTATCCATATATCGTTCGGATCGATAATCGATCTGTCCATATATTGATCGAATCGATAATTGATCTGTTTATATATTGATCGTATCGATAATAGATCTGTCCATCACAAATCAAGTTTTGGACTAATTTATAAAATGTGTCGAAGATTTTGGTGGGAGAGATTTTGTTTATCTGTAAGTTGGTGATTTGTGGATTAGTTTGTAACTTTTAAAActtgtaaataaattttaaatcacaaataaatttaaaatttcaaaagtgaGTCATTtcccttttaaaaaaaacttataatctatttaattaaaaaatagacttGAAAAAGCCATTTAACAAAGAATCAAATTCTTCAGAAATacattatttttgaaaagtttgGGCAACTTAGAAATTAAAGCTACAATAGAATCACACAAGTAATAGTAAGAGGGTGTTTGGAAGAGTTTATAAGTTGGTCAAAATGGCTTAAAAGCCACTTTTTGTTTTTAGAAGTGTTAGACAATTTTAAAAATTGCTTAAAAAAGCCAAAAATTAAAAGCTCAAATTCCTAACGGATTTTTTCCCCTCTTTTAAGCCATTTTAGTTTGAccaattaaaagacatttttgtcCCTCAAAATTCTCCCTTATTCTAAAATTACCCTTGTGTAACCCAAAAATAGGTTTTAATGTTTAATGCTtgtattaattgaatattttcactttttgtatttaTGGCGAACTTAAATTTAACTATATTAGTACTtcttttgtatgaaacttctaatttatcaaatatgaatttttatatattcttcttcttctttaatatattcttttaaatttaaacaattattattgtacaacatatgaatttctctaataaaaaaaataattcaccaaccaaaatatatggagatactcattgaagatatacaacttcatggACGATTAGTGAATGATCCATCTATATTTCACGACGCAACATTCATATTCGCCAATGTTTTATAAATAGTGatagtcattactcaatcaacgagtaatatgttttctaattaagagtctttttatcaaacaaataatatcatttgtgaccaactatttatccattaatgtaattataatgattagcaacatatatattttgcttaatgatttaaacttttttaaccaaaaaaaagttttttagcgcacaaattaatattcattcatgaaaatattatatatatatatatatatattaataatttgaatcattttagaaataaaaattaataataatcaactctatatattgttaaccactttaagggtatttcagacatttttACCCCCAAAAAGTTCTTAAAagcacttgtttaccaaacacatcaataactttttttattttcagcacttttatccaaaaacgtaactgcttatttttaaaataagttcaacactttcaaaaacacttttagAGAGCTTTTTAAAAGCCACTTTTTTTAGCTTATCCAAACGGGCCCTAAGAGGGGAGACGTATTCATCAGGATTTATTGAGGTTACACGAGTAAATTTTATTCATGGTCACTTAATATTGTGTCTGTTACgaaaaagtcacttttctttcattcattacacaaaagtcattttaCTTTGCCCggccatcacaaaagtcactgTGGCCAGATTTTACAATAATCCCACTGGAAAAATGATGTagcaaccttaattagttcttaattttaatttaagaaaatataatatattattcatatCTTTACCCCCTTTTATGTGTCCAACCCAATTTTTTTATGGATTATATAACGGAAGAatttcaatttcttaatagattaggctACCTAATGAAGActgttttcataaaaaaaaatttgattgatatttttatgagacatttcataatattgcattcaTCTACCAAAAAGGTGCATAgaaataaagtaataaataagataaattcttcaaaacatataaagtaaaaatacgtaattaatattatttttgtaaaggttactttaattctttgaagataaatcaacatgctaaatataaattttaaataaaacctTGTTAAATTTGTCATCAaataagtattgtcaaaatttgtacaaatattatGGACAATTGCGTTAATAAATgtcataaaatataagtaatttaatagataaattaaattattggatatttaatttttatatttatcaattgaacTTAttgaaaaatatgtaatttattagAAACTgaatattttaatgaaataagagaattaaccgattagtcaaacaattaaaagCACAACgacaaactcaataaataaagTAGTTGTCATATTATTATGACATATCGAATGCAAAGGCCcaagtgaaaacaaaagaaatatatgaaaaaaataattttatcaactacatgcaCAATTTTAGAGGGAGAAAGTAATTTTAGCAccaacatgtcacaattttagagggagaAAAGTAATCTTATTAATTACATGTAGCGTAATTTTGTCCgtcccaaaaaattaatttttactaatttGTCACTCCCTAGCTATCCCTACCCCTACCTACCCTATCCCCTACCTTCCCCTACGCTCACCTAATCCACCCACTAGGCTGCCACCCCCACGTGCCCACCCCCATTTTTCCAACAACAACTCCACTGCCATATACAATTCATACACTCTCAATTCTCACAGAACACTACATACATAATTATATGCAAACGACAACTATACACACGCAACATAATTCTTTCAATCAAAAACACACGCGCCATTTTGAGAGGAGAAAGACtcgattttcttttcctttttttttctgcTGCTGCGTACACCCACACGAAAGAGAGAGATATAGAGGAGGGAGACGAGAGAGATAACTGATTGAGAGATTCTAGAGAGAACTGATTCGAGGTCaagatctaaaactgagaagaaaatagGGTCGAGTTGAGGTTATTAGGGAACGAATTTTGTGGGTTTGTTCACTGTTCCGGCCGAGCTTCAAGTTTTCCCGGTAGGGTCTTCATGTTTCCGATGGAATTTTTCGTCGGAATTAGCTTCGAAACACTGAACAGATCCGACCTAGTCTCAAAACCCCTGAAATCTCTtggtttcttttgtttttcaagCAAGTCAGGCCCGAAAGTACTGAAATTCACTTGAACAGTCATTTTATACTATCGTTAGAGCTCACCGGAGCTCGATCTACATTGGGTTTCAGTTTTCTATCGTATTATTGGGGTTTGGGTTTGCCTATTTTGTGGTTCATGGTCGATATCGGGTTTTAGGGTGATTTTGACtccatattaaatttttattcccACTGGTTTTGAAGTTGTTTGGCTATTAGTTCTCTATACA
The Capsicum annuum cultivar UCD-10X-F1 chromosome 6, UCD10Xv1.1, whole genome shotgun sequence DNA segment above includes these coding regions:
- the LOC107855361 gene encoding transcription factor UNE10-like, producing the protein MSRHTWNFSHQKQEQQIVEEEEENRYPRGHVHNQQDRNHLDPMSSKCEVAELTWENGQVAMHRLGSNLPKEQAKHTWGKAGDTLESIVHQATFQNQNHSSKLMGISDGHNTQANIDREKNASYGGQQTRGVLKRMRSDSDPQLYSGGRSVELISAQTNAKENDITMVTWPCNEDSDCHGDSENKEEERETKSSNLLKRSRRAAIHNQSERRRRDRINGKMKALQKLVPNASKTDKASMLEEVIRYLKQLQAQVQLITSARNMEQQMMMMSLGMQPHIQMPLLARMGMDSTAGMLNNMTANLPRAPYHSLTAAPLFYPTSSIPTLCPPFMSPAFAMTSSIPNGDAVSSAAAPNVATTSVPFNHPYSAFLPQSMKMEFNNEMASQYQSMQTRNSKFNQENINIQDQKE